The following are encoded together in the Babylonia areolata isolate BAREFJ2019XMU chromosome 18, ASM4173473v1, whole genome shotgun sequence genome:
- the LOC143291948 gene encoding UDP-glucuronosyltransferase 1-2-like has product MQKMRWTVWIVTLWMLTLSLQDLGLDAKRVVFIPTPTTSHTRYHVKVARALHGLGHQAWVVVPDYVLGHTVMDTDNFTSIPCRMSENHEAVVIDNTLDGYFAGIDNDKNMQKAIPSILKMCDEILRNRELEQMIGDIQPDLIVLDNVPLSYTLTVLPYKLQVPFAMVGTVYDAHAMRIPYSSAVNPLQMGSKASDDMTFIERVKNMFMHMILHVYHPFMPRGVASTYAPELPYISNSELLARAEMWLVEMDHILDYPRPTLPNVKLIGGTVTEHAKPLPPELQAFMGSATHGVVVVTFGSSVLGVPKHISDKLFHVFQKLPYKVVFRSNLTSPDPDKVVTLKWLPQNDLLGHPKTKVFVSHCGKNGQYEALFHAVPLLCTPIFAEQYYNSERIRRKGFGEVVDLRSVSQEELLSRILTVAQEPGYKQAISKASTLFRQQYGVPMQEAAKWLDHVMQHGGGYMRYAGQKMPLYQFLALDVFAFVFGLGALSCALMYCCVNMACRCCWRGKSKTD; this is encoded by the coding sequence ATGCAGAAGATGAGGTGGACAGTTTGGATCGTCACACTGTGGATGCTGACGCTGTCACTCCAAGACCTGGGACTGGATGCCAAACGTGTGGTcttcattcccacccccaccacaagcCACACCAGGTATCACGTCAAGGTGGCTCGCGCCCTGCACGGTCTGGGTCACCAAGCCTGGGTGGTTGTTCCGGACTATGTACTGGGACATACAGTTATGGACACGGACAACTTCACCAGCATTCCTTGCAGAATGAGCGAGAATCATGAAGCGGTTGTAATCGACAATACACTAGATGGGTACTTTGCCGGAATCGATAATGACAAAAACATGCAGAAAGCAATTCCGTCGATTTTAAAAATGTGTGATGAAATATTACGGAACAGGGAGCTAGAACAGATGATTGGCGATATTCAGCCGGATTTGATAGTGCTCGACAATGTGCCACTTTCCTACACTCTGACGGTTCTCCCTTACAAGCTTCAAGTACCTTTTGCAATGGTGGGAACGGTGTATGATGCCCACGCCATGAGAATTCCATACTCCTCCGCTGTGAACCCTTTACAGATGGGTTCAAAGGCCTCTGACGACATGACATTCATTGAGAGAGTGAAGAACATGTTCATGCACATGATACTGCATGTATATCACCCCTTCATGCCCAGAGGGGTTGCTTCCACCTACGCCCCAGAGCTGCCCTACATATCCAACAGCGAATTGCTGGCTCGGGCTGAGATGTGGCTGGTGGAGATGGACCACATCCTGGACTACCCCAGGCCCACGCTTCCCAACGTCAAGCTGATCGGAGGCACGGTGACAGAGCACGCCAAGCCTCTGCCCCCTGAGCTCCAGGCCTTCATGGGCAGCGCCACACACGGGGTGGTCGTCGTCACCTTCGGTAGCTCTGTGCTGGGTGTCCCTAAACACATTAGTGACAAACTGTTTCACGTCTTTCAAAAGCTGCCCTATAAAGTGGTGTTTCGATCCAACCTGACTTCCCCAGACCCAGACAAAGTGGTGACCTTGAAGTGGCTGCCTCAGAACGACTTGCTGGGTCATCCTAAGACCAAAGTGTTCGTCAGTCACTGCGGAAAGAACGGTCAGTACGAGGCTCTCTTCCACGCAGTCCCTCTCCTCTGCACCCCCATCTTCGCTGAGCAGTACTACAACAGTGAACGGATCCGGAGAAAGGGCTTCGGGGAAGTGGTGGACCTCCGCAGCGTCAGCCAGGAAGAACTGCTGAGCCGCATCCTGACAGTGGCACAGGAGCCTGGCTACAAGCAGGCCATTTCCAAGGCGTCCACCCTGTTCCGTCAGCAGTATGGGGTGCCCATGCAGGAAGCCGCCAAATGGCTGGATCACGTGATGCAGCATGGCGGCGGGTACATGCGTTACGCAGGACAGAAAATGCCGCTGTACCAGTTTCTGGCGCTGGATGTCTTTGCCTTCGTGTTTGGTCTGGGTGCGCTGTCGTGTGCGCTGATGTACTGCTGTGTGAACATGGCGTGCAGGTGCTGTTGGAGGGGAAAATCCAAGACTGACTGA